The following proteins are encoded in a genomic region of Methylibium petroleiphilum PM1:
- a CDS encoding SDR family NAD(P)-dependent oxidoreductase, translated as MDLQLTGKQALVSGSTAGIGYSIAEALAREGARVIVNGRTEVAVERAVAQLCAASGPNAAEGFAGDLSTAVAAEALVRRFPDVDILVNNLGIFEPKPFEEIPDADWQRFFDVNVLSGVRLARLYLPAMRQRNWGRVIFISSESALQIPSEMIHYGMTKTAQLAVSRGLAEAVAGTGITVNSVLPGPTRSRGVVDFVDALAQAEGKSAEVVEQEFFLKMRPTSLIRRFATTEEVASLVAYVASPLASATTGAALRVDGGVLRSAV; from the coding sequence GTGGATCTTCAACTGACAGGCAAGCAGGCTCTCGTGTCCGGCAGCACGGCCGGCATCGGCTATTCGATCGCCGAGGCGCTGGCGCGCGAGGGTGCGCGCGTGATCGTCAACGGCCGTACCGAGGTGGCCGTCGAACGTGCCGTCGCGCAACTGTGCGCGGCATCGGGGCCGAACGCCGCCGAAGGCTTTGCCGGCGACCTCAGCACCGCGGTGGCGGCCGAGGCGCTCGTGCGCCGCTTCCCGGATGTCGATATTCTCGTCAACAACCTCGGCATCTTCGAGCCCAAGCCCTTCGAGGAGATCCCCGACGCGGACTGGCAGCGCTTCTTCGACGTCAACGTACTCAGCGGCGTGCGTCTGGCGCGGCTCTACCTGCCGGCGATGCGGCAACGCAATTGGGGGCGGGTGATCTTCATCTCGAGCGAGAGCGCGCTGCAGATCCCGTCGGAGATGATCCACTACGGCATGACCAAGACCGCGCAACTGGCGGTGTCGCGAGGCCTTGCGGAGGCCGTGGCCGGGACGGGCATCACGGTCAACAGCGTACTGCCCGGGCCTACGCGTTCGCGCGGTGTCGTCGACTTCGTCGATGCGCTGGCCCAGGCCGAAGGCAAGTCGGCCGAGGTCGTCGAGCAGGAGTTCTTCCTCAAGATGCGGCCCACTTCCCTGATTCGCCGCTTCGCCACGACCGAGGAGGTGGCCTCGCTGGTGGCCTATGTCGCCAGCCCCCTCGCGTCAGCCACCACCGGTGCGGCGCTGCGGGTGGACGGCGGCGTGCTCAGGTCGGCGGTGTGA
- a CDS encoding hemolysin family protein, whose product MDVFLLVCLILLNGLFAMSEMSLAASRKARLQVMVETGDAGAKAAMELHDNPTSFLSTVQIGITSIGILNGIVGEAAFSQPLAAWLKEGFDIAPRAADIGSLALVVVIITFLTIIFGELVPKRVGQLYPEAVARLVSRPMRGLSFVARPFVKLLAGSTGAILGLLGIRDTQSRGVTEEEIAASLEEGFDAGVIEAQEHQMVRNVFRLDERQIGSMMIPRGEIAWLDSTTPIADALAVIAAHEHSRYPVCRGGLDEVLGVVGTQHLLQQVTSGKPLSLTEGLQPPVFVPETLTGMELLEQFRGSTTQMVFVVDEYGEVQGVITLRDVLEAITGEFTTPTADDAWAVQRDDGSWLIDGLIPVPELKDRLGLKELPDEDRGRYNTLAGMTMLLLGRLPQTADVVEWAGWRFEVVDLDGKRVDKVLVNRLGGADAASLTGSES is encoded by the coding sequence ATGGACGTCTTTCTCCTGGTTTGCCTGATCCTTCTCAACGGCCTGTTCGCGATGTCGGAGATGTCGCTGGCCGCGAGCCGCAAGGCGCGTCTGCAGGTGATGGTGGAAACCGGAGACGCCGGCGCCAAGGCGGCGATGGAGTTGCATGACAACCCGACGAGCTTCCTGTCGACGGTGCAGATCGGCATCACCTCGATCGGCATCCTGAACGGCATCGTGGGCGAGGCCGCCTTCTCGCAGCCGTTGGCCGCGTGGCTCAAGGAAGGCTTCGACATTGCGCCGCGGGCCGCCGATATCGGCTCGCTCGCCCTGGTGGTGGTGATCATCACCTTCCTGACGATCATCTTCGGCGAACTGGTGCCCAAGCGGGTCGGCCAGCTCTATCCCGAAGCCGTCGCGCGCCTGGTCTCGCGGCCGATGCGCGGCCTGTCCTTCGTCGCCAGGCCCTTCGTCAAGCTGCTGGCCGGCAGCACGGGCGCGATCCTCGGCCTGCTAGGCATCCGCGATACGCAGAGCCGGGGCGTGACGGAGGAGGAGATTGCGGCCAGCCTCGAGGAGGGCTTCGACGCCGGGGTCATCGAGGCCCAGGAACACCAGATGGTGCGCAATGTCTTCCGGCTCGACGAGCGGCAGATCGGCTCGATGATGATCCCGCGCGGCGAGATCGCCTGGCTCGACAGCACGACGCCCATCGCCGACGCGCTGGCGGTGATCGCGGCCCACGAACACTCCCGCTACCCGGTGTGCCGGGGCGGACTGGACGAGGTGCTCGGCGTCGTCGGGACGCAGCACCTGCTGCAGCAGGTCACCAGCGGCAAGCCGCTGTCGTTGACCGAAGGCCTGCAGCCGCCGGTGTTCGTGCCCGAGACGCTCACCGGCATGGAACTGCTCGAGCAGTTCCGCGGATCGACCACGCAGATGGTGTTCGTCGTCGACGAGTACGGCGAAGTCCAAGGCGTGATCACGCTGCGCGACGTGCTGGAGGCCATCACCGGTGAGTTCACCACGCCCACCGCCGACGACGCCTGGGCGGTGCAGCGCGACGATGGCTCGTGGTTGATCGACGGCTTGATCCCGGTCCCCGAACTCAAGGACCGGCTCGGCCTGAAGGAACTGCCCGACGAGGACCGTGGCCGCTACAACACCCTCGCCGGCATGACGATGCTGCTGCTCGGGCGCCTGCCGCAGACCGCCGACGTGGTCGAGTGGGCCGGTTGGCGCTTCGAGGTGGTCGATCTCGACGGCAAGCGGGTCGACAAGGTGCTGGTCAACCGACTGGGCGGCGCCGATGCCGCATCGCTGACCGGCTCCGAATCCTGA
- a CDS encoding symmetrical bis(5'-nucleosyl)-tetraphosphatase, translating into MIYLVGDLQGCCDALDHLLAKIGFSPSRDRLYALGDLVNRGPRSLDVLRRLIALGDSATCLLGNHDLHLLAVARGVRRPHRSDTLTPILESADRDALIDWVRSRPLAVHAEGWLMVHAGVAPQWDRALTLQLAAEVEAELGGPRWGDFLQVMYGNEPSRWKTGLDGADRWRFAINVLTRVRFVDARGTLDFKVKEAADKAPDGLYPWFEAPDRQTQGQPIAFGHWSTLGLLNRPDLLAIDTGCVWGGALTAVRIDGGRREMIQVDCETAQRPG; encoded by the coding sequence ATGATCTATCTCGTCGGCGACCTCCAGGGCTGTTGCGACGCCCTCGACCACCTGCTCGCCAAGATCGGCTTCTCGCCCTCGCGCGATCGGCTGTACGCGCTCGGCGATCTGGTGAACCGCGGGCCGCGGTCGCTCGACGTGCTGCGGCGCCTGATCGCACTGGGCGACTCGGCCACCTGCCTGCTCGGCAACCACGACCTGCACCTGCTGGCCGTGGCCCGAGGCGTGCGCCGCCCCCACCGCAGCGACACGCTGACGCCGATCCTCGAGTCCGCGGACCGCGACGCGCTGATCGATTGGGTCCGCAGTCGACCGCTCGCGGTGCACGCGGAGGGCTGGCTGATGGTGCATGCCGGCGTGGCGCCGCAGTGGGACCGGGCGCTGACGCTGCAACTGGCCGCCGAAGTGGAGGCGGAACTCGGCGGTCCGCGATGGGGGGACTTCCTGCAGGTGATGTACGGCAACGAGCCGTCTCGATGGAAGACCGGTCTCGACGGCGCCGACCGATGGCGCTTCGCGATCAACGTGCTCACGCGCGTGCGCTTCGTCGATGCTCGTGGCACGCTGGACTTCAAGGTGAAGGAGGCCGCGGACAAAGCGCCGGACGGGCTCTACCCCTGGTTCGAGGCACCCGACCGCCAGACGCAGGGACAACCAATCGCCTTCGGCCATTGGTCGACGCTCGGCCTCTTGAATCGCCCTGACCTGCTGGCCATCGACACCGGCTGCGTCTGGGGCGGCGCGCTCACCGCGGTGCGTATCGACGGAGGACGGCGGGAGATGATCCAGGTCGACTGCGAAACGGCGCAGCGGCCTGGCTGA
- a CDS encoding GGDEF domain-containing protein, with amino-acid sequence MGVASNPEASAARAAEPAAAELAKAALRRLALERKQPTPENFAWAYRTERGDAPGPAAGVAAAVPDSAEGDGEAWAALFQSALRGVERGGRNWTAARRKDSLQRVLGGSRSDAKRLQQRLKQLIASWDSDALDEAPSDLAPFDAAAPVGDVAPMVVAEASPAPVSMAWSRVAAELGATVQAALPSSEARSREVAERLAQLQARIAADGPDGVVEDVAQACTEAQRVLQHRQHLTNQLGGLCQELTEGLADLSEDDSWVKGQCEVMRSQLFESDGGLTARGVRSVSQLLLGTRERQQELRAARKAARDALKDSIHEMLDEIASLGAQTGRFSSQLDGYADEIDRAESLESLAGTVRQMVAESRAVHEGVSQAQARLALEHSRSAEMQARVVELEDEIRRLSDEVSTDPLTQIANRRGLQQAFETEQAKNQRAAQGEGATLAVALIDIDNFKKLNDRLGHASGDAALQFLTHRVAQALRPGDTLARYGGEEFVVLLPGTPLDEAQRVLTRVQRTLSAELFMSDEQGQVFVTFSAGVSLYRPGERLEQSLERADEALYEAKHSGKNRTCAA; translated from the coding sequence ATGGGCGTGGCCTCGAACCCGGAAGCGTCCGCTGCACGTGCCGCGGAGCCCGCGGCTGCGGAGTTGGCCAAGGCGGCGCTGCGCCGCCTTGCGCTGGAGCGCAAGCAACCGACGCCCGAGAACTTTGCGTGGGCCTACCGGACGGAGCGCGGTGACGCACCGGGGCCCGCGGCGGGGGTTGCTGCTGCCGTGCCGGACAGCGCCGAAGGCGACGGCGAAGCGTGGGCCGCTCTGTTCCAGAGCGCCCTGCGGGGCGTGGAGCGTGGCGGCCGCAACTGGACCGCCGCTCGACGCAAGGACAGTCTGCAGCGGGTGCTCGGGGGCAGCCGCAGTGACGCCAAGCGGCTGCAGCAAAGGCTCAAGCAGCTCATCGCCAGCTGGGACAGTGATGCGCTCGACGAGGCACCGAGCGATCTGGCACCTTTCGACGCGGCAGCACCCGTGGGCGACGTCGCGCCGATGGTCGTTGCAGAGGCTTCGCCGGCGCCCGTCTCGATGGCCTGGTCGCGCGTTGCCGCCGAACTCGGTGCGACCGTTCAGGCGGCCTTGCCGTCGAGCGAGGCGCGCAGCCGCGAGGTGGCCGAGCGGCTTGCGCAGTTGCAGGCGCGCATTGCTGCCGACGGCCCCGATGGTGTTGTCGAAGACGTGGCGCAGGCTTGCACCGAGGCGCAACGGGTGTTGCAGCATCGCCAGCACCTGACGAACCAACTGGGAGGGCTGTGCCAGGAACTCACCGAAGGTCTGGCCGACCTGTCCGAGGACGATTCCTGGGTCAAAGGGCAGTGCGAGGTGATGCGCAGTCAGCTGTTCGAGAGCGACGGTGGCCTGACGGCAAGGGGCGTGCGATCAGTCAGCCAACTGCTGCTCGGTACGCGCGAGCGCCAGCAGGAACTGCGCGCGGCCCGCAAGGCGGCCCGAGATGCCTTGAAGGACTCGATCCACGAGATGCTCGACGAGATTGCCTCGCTGGGTGCACAGACCGGGCGCTTCTCGTCTCAATTGGACGGGTACGCCGACGAGATCGACCGTGCCGAGTCTCTTGAGAGCCTGGCCGGGACGGTGCGACAGATGGTGGCTGAAAGCCGGGCAGTGCACGAAGGGGTCAGCCAGGCGCAGGCCAGACTGGCTCTGGAGCACAGCCGATCGGCCGAGATGCAGGCGCGGGTGGTCGAATTGGAGGACGAGATCCGTCGGCTGTCGGACGAAGTGTCCACGGACCCCTTGACGCAGATCGCCAACCGCCGCGGCCTGCAGCAGGCCTTCGAGACGGAGCAGGCCAAGAACCAGCGGGCTGCACAGGGTGAGGGCGCGACGCTCGCCGTGGCGCTGATCGACATCGACAATTTCAAGAAGCTCAACGATCGGCTGGGCCATGCGAGCGGCGATGCGGCGCTGCAGTTCCTGACGCACCGCGTCGCGCAGGCGCTGCGCCCCGGCGACACACTGGCGCGCTACGGTGGCGAGGAGTTCGTGGTGCTGCTGCCGGGCACGCCGCTCGACGAGGCGCAGCGCGTGCTCACCCGCGTGCAGCGTACGCTCAGCGCGGAGCTGTTCATGAGCGATGAGCAGGGGCAGGTGTTCGTGACCTTCTCGGCCGGCGTCAGCCTCTACCGGCCCGGCGAACGGCTCGAGCAATCGCTGGAGCGCGCCGACGAGGCGCTGTACGAGGCCAAGCACAGCGGCAAGAACCGCACCTGCGCCGCCTGA
- a CDS encoding putative bifunctional diguanylate cyclase/phosphodiesterase, giving the protein MDLRADPSVDDPLESPRVLLVDDDEVNLLLTSIALRERGFAVTEATSGERAVQLLTDWSPDVIVLDALMPGMDGFTTCRELRALPGFESMPVLMLTGLDDDASITRAYEAGATDFFVKSTQWSLLAGRLRYLLRSSRTRLELERSKSKLARAQDLARMGSFDWRRDRSGLLFSVEGLRVFGLGPGDHLGMRSLIRMVPAEHRQGCLSLLRDTLARSTVLATDFPVQLIDGRQRVVHVEAEPEFNEHGNLTGYTGIVQDVTDRRVAEDKIRHLANFDALTGLPNRRQLIWRAERAMEQAKRLNHQVGLLLIDLDRFKVINDTLGHGAGDELLMEVSRRLRSCVRHSDQVVETGIDSVGLRAHRSLEAVGRLGGDEFVALLPEVDADQDAERVALRILEVMREPIFVGGQECFVTASVGIALFPRDGASVADVLRNADVAMYSAKAAGRNAASLYRPHLAGKGREKLELESALHKAIEREELVLHYQPKIDVRTARMVGAEALMRWKRNGVLVPPGDFIPLAEETGLIVPMSEWAIREATRQARLWQQHHGIDTSIAVNLPSRLFERTDLVTHIQQAAAAHGVTHSCIELEITETGLMKDLQNVIPALHRLNEIGVEISIDDFGTGYSSLAYLTTLPISELKIDRSFVRDLGVTLQSSAVVTAIIALARSLGIRVIAEGVENLRQMEVLHRLGCSTMQGFLFSKALPPEDLEQWLAQTVLPRKAPWIGQVEDSDATAESVPRADVRALPGNLPPGA; this is encoded by the coding sequence ATGGACCTGCGCGCCGATCCCTCTGTCGACGATCCTCTGGAGAGCCCTCGTGTTCTCCTGGTCGACGACGACGAGGTCAACCTGCTGCTGACATCGATCGCGTTGCGCGAGCGAGGCTTCGCCGTCACCGAAGCCACCAGCGGCGAGCGCGCGGTGCAGTTGCTGACCGACTGGTCGCCCGACGTCATCGTGCTCGATGCGCTGATGCCCGGCATGGACGGCTTCACCACCTGCCGAGAGCTGCGCGCCTTGCCCGGCTTCGAGTCGATGCCGGTGCTGATGCTGACCGGATTGGATGACGATGCGTCGATCACCCGTGCCTACGAGGCCGGCGCCACCGACTTTTTCGTCAAATCGACGCAGTGGAGTCTGCTGGCCGGACGGCTGCGTTATCTGCTGCGCTCGTCCCGCACCCGACTGGAGCTCGAGCGCAGCAAATCGAAGCTGGCACGCGCGCAGGATCTCGCACGCATGGGAAGCTTCGACTGGCGGCGCGATCGCTCGGGGCTGCTGTTCTCGGTCGAGGGTTTGCGCGTCTTCGGTCTGGGCCCGGGGGATCACCTCGGCATGAGATCGCTCATCCGCATGGTCCCCGCCGAGCATCGGCAGGGCTGTCTGTCGCTGTTGCGGGATACGCTGGCCCGCAGCACCGTGCTGGCCACCGATTTCCCGGTACAACTGATCGACGGGCGCCAGCGCGTGGTCCACGTCGAGGCCGAACCCGAGTTCAACGAACACGGCAACCTGACCGGCTACACCGGCATCGTTCAGGACGTGACCGACCGACGGGTGGCCGAGGACAAGATCCGTCACCTGGCGAACTTCGACGCACTGACGGGCCTGCCGAACCGGCGCCAGTTGATCTGGCGCGCCGAACGTGCGATGGAACAGGCCAAGCGGCTGAACCATCAGGTGGGGCTGCTGCTGATCGACCTGGATCGCTTCAAGGTCATCAATGACACGCTCGGGCACGGGGCGGGGGACGAACTGCTGATGGAGGTGTCTCGGCGACTGCGGTCCTGCGTGCGGCACTCCGACCAGGTGGTCGAGACGGGGATCGACTCGGTAGGTCTGCGCGCGCATCGCTCGCTGGAGGCGGTCGGTCGTCTCGGCGGTGACGAGTTCGTGGCGTTGCTGCCCGAGGTCGATGCTGACCAGGATGCCGAGCGCGTTGCGCTGCGCATCCTCGAAGTGATGCGCGAGCCCATCTTCGTGGGCGGCCAGGAATGCTTCGTGACGGCGAGCGTCGGCATCGCGCTGTTCCCTCGGGACGGCGCTTCGGTGGCCGACGTGCTGCGCAACGCCGATGTGGCGATGTACTCCGCCAAGGCAGCCGGACGCAACGCGGCATCGCTCTACCGGCCGCATCTGGCCGGCAAGGGCCGTGAGAAGCTCGAGCTCGAGAGCGCGCTGCACAAGGCCATCGAGCGCGAGGAACTGGTGCTGCACTACCAGCCGAAGATCGACGTGCGCACCGCGCGCATGGTCGGTGCCGAGGCGCTGATGCGCTGGAAGCGCAATGGCGTGTTGGTGCCGCCCGGCGATTTCATCCCGCTGGCCGAGGAGACCGGCCTCATCGTGCCGATGAGCGAGTGGGCCATCCGCGAGGCCACCCGGCAGGCGCGCCTGTGGCAGCAGCACCATGGCATCGATACCTCGATCGCGGTGAACCTGCCGAGCCGGCTGTTCGAGCGCACCGACCTGGTGACCCACATCCAGCAGGCCGCGGCGGCGCACGGCGTCACGCATTCCTGCATCGAGCTGGAGATCACTGAAACCGGCCTGATGAAGGATCTGCAGAACGTGATCCCGGCCTTGCATCGACTCAACGAGATCGGCGTCGAGATCTCCATCGACGACTTCGGCACCGGCTATTCTTCGCTCGCGTACCTGACGACGCTGCCGATCAGCGAGCTGAAAATCGACCGCAGCTTCGTGCGTGACCTCGGCGTTACCTTGCAGAGTTCGGCTGTGGTGACGGCGATCATTGCGCTGGCGCGCTCGCTCGGCATCCGCGTGATTGCGGAGGGCGTGGAGAACCTGCGCCAGATGGAGGTGCTGCACCGCCTGGGCTGCAGCACGATGCAGGGCTTCCTGTTCAGCAAGGCCTTGCCGCCTGAAGACCTGGAGCAATGGCTGGCGCAGACCGTATTGCCTCGCAAGGCCCCGTGGATCGGGCAGGTGGAAGACAGTGACGCCACGGCGGAGTCGGTGCCGCGGGCCGATGTGCGCGCCCTGCCGGGCAATCTGCCTCCGGGCGCCTGA